The Colius striatus isolate bColStr4 chromosome 13, bColStr4.1.hap1, whole genome shotgun sequence genome includes the window CTGCGGGGTGCCCAGTCCAGGTACCGCTCTGCACCctgtgcccagcacagcccGCTCTGGAGCACCCCTGCACCACCCAACCTTCCCATCCTGTCAAACTATGGCTATGGTAAAACTGGTTTCCCTCATTTTGAATCACTGCTCACCTGTCACCGCTGAGAAGGACTCAAGAAcgtaggaagaaaaaaaaccagccgCGTTCTTATCTGGTGTAGCAAAGATTTACTGGAAGTAAATCCTAACTCGAGTGTAAATCTACTTCTTCCATTGAGCAATTCTCGGCATAATATTGCTGGGATTAGAgagttttatgttttttttaaagacactaCACAAATATCTGCAACATAACTTCATCTGGTTCATACCACCAGTCATTAAGGAGCGATAAATTCAGCACTACGCATCCTAACGGGTGAGAAAGACTTAAAATCGGACACTGTCACAGGACTGTAATTTGGAAAAGGCTTTATGAAACATGAAAGATGTgctgtaactttttttcccagaatgGTTAAAATCATATTGCCCTGAAAGATTCTGGAAACAGTGTCTTTAGCATTGGCATTGAGTTCAGAAAAGTAtgcatgtcttttttttttgtctttttcttttaatatgagACAGATCAAGCTTAAAACTCTAAACAGCAGCAGGtagaaaaagttttaaaagtttaaatatttatataactAGAGAAATTACTTCTATTCCTTTGAAAAGCCAATATTATACATAAAACtagtcagtattttttttcctagaccTTTGTGGTTCCCTCCATGGCCCGCTCATTAGCTGGGTAAATATCGTCAGCAGTTGGTGCCCTTGGAAACGCATTCgtaaaatgaaattaagagAAAATCAAAGGGAAAAGGTTTTGCTCAAACACTGATGTGAGAGTGTGCTAAATGCTCATTATTAGGAAATGAGTTTGCTTCCCAGATAGATTTCAGCTGAGCATCGTGAACATTTTCCAGCATCCCGTTTTGTACTCGGAACTAATGTagggatttgatttttttccctcctgttaCGGTTAAACAACCGTCCGAGCGCCCATTTCCAACGAGCCTCCTCAGCTCCTCCGCTTCATAAACAATCCAACAAACCTAAAAAGGACAACTTAATTACACGCTAAGATTAAGTGTTCCACGTACAGTACAACATTTACTGCAAAGGCAACTGCAAAGGCAACATTTGAACCTCTTTTTGCTTCAAACCCTCCTTCGGTTGGGCTGCTCGGCCGTGCGGGTTGGCTGGGCTGGGCTTCCACTACCGCCGCCACCGCTCCACATTGCCTATGTAGTCAGTGCTGGAGGCGTTGCCGCCGCGGTCCCGCAGCCTGGCCTGCTGCGCCCGCAGGATCTTGCGCTGCTCCTGGCGTTTCCGCCGCGCTTCCTGGTGCTCCTTCTGCCGCATGTACTGGTACCGCTGCAAAAACAGGTCTTTTGCATAATCGTACAATTCCACGTCTAAAAAATTGAGGGCCTCGATGCGCTGCTGAGTCTGCTCGTCTATCTCCACGCTGGAGGCCCTTGTGCTGTTGTACTGCGTGAACGGCGAGATGAAGTTCATGTTGAAAGTCTTCTCAAACAGATACTGAGTCTTCCGCTGGAATTCGGTCAGGCCGAAGAAGGCCATCCGCTTCAGGTTCTCCTTGGCGCTGTCCAGCAGAACCTTATTCCTCTGCTCCTCGGGCATGACCGACAGGTTGTAGCATCCCACCAGGCTGAGGTCGGACAGCATGCGGACCTGGCGGTTGTTGGCGAGGTTGTAGGGGCAATCCATGAACTCGTGCAGGGTACAGCCCGACCAGTCGTCCCCCGTGTAGCAGCTGGGCAGCTCCTCGGTGGTGGGGGAGCGCCCGTCGCAGACGTGCAGGGACGCCTTCCACGTGGCCCCTCGCTGGACGTGCCGCCATTCGCTCAGGTACCGGGAGACGGGGTCACGCAGGATGGTGATGTAGTAGAAGTTCCTGCCAAGGGGAGAGGAAGGCAGAGTGTTTAGTCCCGTGCATCTCCAGCACACAGCGTGTTAACCTGCAACATCAACGTGGAGATGCACTCGAGAGGGGGCCCTGCTGCAGAGacctgctctgcctgtgcctcTGTGGGGGGAAGGACAGCTGAGCAGGGGAAGGGAGCGACCCGCTCCCACACAGCTGTCTCTGCTCAATGGGTTTTGCCCTACCTGCTGGGTGTCTCAACTGATGCTCTCCCCAGCCCttgggagaaaaccaaaacGTGAGCCAGGATGTAAGCCCCAGCCCATGCAGCACACGGGTAGCTCTGGCTTCCTTATTTCCCTCATACAACAGAGCTGCACAGACAAGTTTATGCAGCCTGCAGAAAGCTGCTTGTGCTATGTTTCCCCATGAGCAGCTGTGGGTCTCAGTCCCAGAGCAGCATTACACCTCTGAGGAAGACAGTCCTACAAGACATTTCCTTTCACAGACCAGACAAATGAGACATGCCCAGAAGCCCCAACTCATTTGCACCGAAGTGAGGATCTCGGAAAATCCGATACAAATCCCattttatcttcctgcttttgccTGATACAAGACTGCAACAATGAGAGAGAGGAAATATAAGTACATAACAGGAAATTAAAGGGCACATTACAGCATTTCGTAAGTGAAAACAATTCCAAGCAATAGGACGGTGGCACGTGCGAGGCACAGGGAACCCCACCAGACTGCCAGCTGAACTCTACATGAAGCACTAAGAGCTCACTCTCGGTCACACATTAATATCCACTATCAAACACCACGCTGTCCTTCGCCAGTGGCCTGGAGCCACATACACTGAGCTTTCCACACCTCCCTTAATATGACGACCTCAGTGGTGATGCTGGAGGTACCCTATCAAGATGTCAATCATCTGCTTAAGTAAATGGAACTAAAGCAGCTCAATAGGCCAATTGTCCTGGCAGTGAAGGCCACTCCTCCAGGAAAGGACACTGAGAAGTGGGCACCTGGGCACTCCAAGCCCCTGGGGTGTGATTGCTGTGTCCTTAGTGTTGCCTAAGGAGAAGTGACTTTAAATTAAAGTCACTTTAGTGTTCCAAGAGGCATCACCACTGGCCACCCTGCAGCCAATCTTTTGTTCTCTATCATTTCCTTTGGCAGAGAAGCCACTAGATGTCaatgttttacagaaaattGTCTCCGAGTGGACTTAAAAAGTGAACCACAAGCTCCAAAAGCATCCAGCaatgaagggaaagaaagagcgGAGAGTCGCTGTTCCTCTTCCTATTTAGAGTGTCTATGCTCATCAATAAATAAGTACAGAGTAAAATAATCTTGCAAAACCAAATAAAGCCCAGGAACGCCAGAACAGCATCAGCAGCCGGACACAACGGCACCTCCTGCTTGGAGAGCCGGACACCGCAGCCGGCTCTGTCACCCTCCCCATGCTCACCCCCCGGCCACAGACTCTGCCACGACCCTGAGGAAGGTCCTTCTTCCCCAAAGGGCCCTTAAATGATTTCACAGTGATAGCTGGAGTGAAGAGGAAGCAAGGATGAAGCTCACTTTCATGTTGTGCACCTAGAGTGGCAGCTGCCATCCATTTTCCCTTATAAAGATGGGGAAGTTTTGCTCTGCCCCATCTCTGTGGGCCTCAGGCAGTATTGGAGAACTCAACCTGGGAAAGGGAAAGACCTTACCACAAGCACCATTGCCCCAACCAACCACTCAGACAAGCAGGAGCCATCCCTGTACAGTAGGCTCCTTGGATGCACAGACAACATAACCTTGTCAGGGTCCCTTACATGGGGAAATTGAGTATCTCTGGGGCAAAACCAAGCACCTTCTATAACTCTTGCCAAGGACTCCTCACATTTGGATCTAATTTACTGGGATACTGCACTAAAATAATGTGACCCTGAAGCAGTAACAGTTAGTAGCATATAGCACTGCTAACCAGAGCTACTAACATATAGGAACAGAGCTGTGATGACGGAGGAGGTAAAAGCAACTGCTTACTCCAGAGCAACTTGTATGACCTGGCCCATCAGCAGCTCAGCGAGGCTGGGTGGGAGCAGGGTGCAGGCCCAGGGGTACTGCCAGCTGAGGGAGAAGGCTGACCAAACCAAAAGCTCCAGGGTCATCACAGGAATTGATGGGGAGTTAATGCAAGGAGAGAAACAAATCCTGAGCCAAGATCGATACAGCGAGCACTTTATCATAGCTCAAACTCTTCAGCCGCTCTCCCTTTGTGCTCTTTGGTCACAGGAGGTGACAAAGCGCTTCCCTTGGCTGCTgttgtgaaaacaaaagaatgaaCAAAAACTTGGATGTTGGCAGGAGAAACTGCACTGTAATGGATCACTGTGGCCCTGGGGGGCTGGTGGTCTCGGCCAGGCAGAGATCCCCATCGGCACCTGTCAGGGGAAAACGGCGCAGCCGAAGGTGAGtggggagaggaggctgagaaaagatgctcactgggctctgcagtgagTGTGGAGGTGTCTGGGCTCCCTCCAGCATCCAGTGGCCAGGAGGCCTGGGATGCTTATGGCATGCCCTAGATGGAGCCCCTATCCTATCTGGCCTTAACACAGCTCTCTGCAAACAGGCTCCTGGCTGCTATCTGCACCATGCCAGTACTTCCCACACGAATCCTGCTTTCAAGACGTGACTGTACAGAGAGATGTTTCATCAGCTCCTAGGTCAATCTCAGCTATTttgtgcatttcttttcttctcaagtTTCCCTGTTAGAactctaccaaaaaaaaaaaaaagaccctgtCCCTTTTGGGAACACCAGCTCTCGGGTTTGCCCCAAGCCACTCTCATCCAAGCTACAAATCACAGTGGCTCCAGAAAAGCAGCCACGCTGCTCTGCCTTTATCTGAACTGAGCTTCAAAAAGTCACAAAAGCTTTAATGTATTGTCAAGTCAGAGCAGTGCCAGAGATGGATTTGGCCATCAGTGCTTAAAGCATCCTTCTGCTGCAACTGGAAAACTCAAAGCTTTGCAATTATTTTTAGCTCTGTACGTAACAGCTTGTTCTTTCTGCCAGCTTAACAAGGGGGTGTTGAGCTCTTGCCCATTCCTTGAAGCTTGTGCTTCAGAGTCCGAGACAATATGTTTGCAGGTAGAGCATAAACTTCACTGTGAATCATCCCTCCAACTTAAAGAGCTGCACTCATCAGAAACACAGGTTTTCTAATAAAGTTAAGCTGAATGCCTATGAAGCAGAGAACAAAGGAGCTCATGGGCAACTCAGAAAGGAGGGGTTGACCCTGGAGCCATTAGGAACGCAAGATGGAGGCACTTACTCCTGGTATCTCCCCGTGCACAGTTATTCCCCGAGGAACCGGTGACTAAAGAGTCCCACAGTGCTGAGCTGGCTCCCCACGCTGCACCACCTGCTCTGCTTATCACATCACTGCAAGGCTCAATTCAGCCAGAGCATTTGCAGGAGCAGTGAATTATTTGCACAAGATCCATTACCACAGAGGAGCTCAGGAAAGGTTAGAAGCTTCCCTGAGATAAAGGCTCAGCAACAGCTTGTGTTGTCTGCCGAGGTGTGAAAGCTGGGCTTTCCTGGGGTCTTCTACCTAGAGGTGGGAcatggaaaatgggaaaagggCAGAGACAGGCAGGGTGACATGCTGGAAGCCAGCATGGTGAGAGGAGAGATGTGCCTGGCCTCCCCGCAGCCATAGCAATGGCAGCCCTCATGCTGCATCCTCTCAGCACAGTAGCTGTCACACTGTCCTGGCATCACAGCAGTGCCAGGAAAGCCACAGGTCACCCAGCCTGAGCCACAGCTCCCTCCAACTGACCCAGCACAGGCAACATCTCCACAGCAGCAGCGGCCCCATGGCCGCTCCCAGGACACTTTAATAACATGTATGGTCATGAAGATGttgtctcctcctcttcctcctgcacaAGGGATGCTGCCCAATGCCAGCATCCCACAGACCCCACACAAGAGCAACACGTCCCAGGTTGGGGGCACAGTGCAAGCCACTGCCTGAAATGTTTGTTAGATGACTTTTGCTGAGGTGAGATGGATTTTATTGAAAGGGAGCAAGAAAAGTGTGCTGTCAGTGGATGGACTTGTTTTCAGCTCTCTGGTTCTCAGCCTAAAGCAGCCCCCTCTCCTTTCTGCACAACCCCTGCAGAAAATACAAAGCGAGCTGAAACCTCAAAGAGCTCGGTGAATTTCTCTGAGGGTGTTATTGAGACTGAGCCATTTTCTCGCTTTGAAGGATAATTCTGTGGTCACATAGTGCATCTGtgccagccccttccccagatctctgcccagcacagggtcTCGATGAGAATCCTTTTTTCCAAtctaatgattttttaaaaagcatcctTGTGCAAGCTTCTAAAAGCaacattaaagaaataaaaaggaagtcAAAGTGAGGAGGTGTGAAACCCCAGGGGATGACAGCACTGAGGAAAGCCAGAGACTTCAGAGCCCAGAGAACCCTCCAGGGAAGGGATACGCAACTACTTGTGCCTCAGTGCCTGGGAGGCCCATGTGTGCAGAGCTGTTCTGCTGAAAGTAGATGAGGAAGGGGTGACTTTGTTTAAACACCAAAACGGGTCAGAATCTCCCAAAGTAAGAGTACATCCCATTCCAACCCAACCACCCTGGCTGTGCAAGCAGGAATGCAAAGCAGCCACAACCCGGGTGATGTAGAGAGAAAGGGTTATGGCCAAACCTGTGGATGGAGAGTGTGGGCAAGGTTTGCAGCTCCTTTTGCTGCTCCTTTGCTGTGGCACAAGCCCTCTTCCTGGCAAACCAGACCATCAGCAGCTGAGATCCATTAGCAGGGCTGGAGAGCAGTGGCTGTGTGCCGGCTGCAAAGGGCTCACCAGGAAACTCTTGTCTAGTGGCTTTACCTCCTGCACGTGCTCCCAGGGCACCTTCACCCCGATGGAGAGGCTCTAAGCAACTGCTGTGGCATCCAAGCAGACGCCATTTCCACGAGGACCACAACTAGGGCTGCCTTCAGTTGAGCCTCTTTGGGTCCAAGCTCCCACTGATGCCAAGGCTGAGGAGTATCGATCCCTGCCAGAGGACAGAGGCTGCCGTGCTGTTTAATTGCTTGCTGAGGTAGAGGAGGGCCAGAGGTCAGACTCTGGCAGCTGCCATGACTTCAGCCTGGAAACCTGAGCCTGGCTTGATGGAGCTATGAGGTAAGGAGGTGGAGAGGGAAGCTGAAAGCTAAACATCCACTCCTCATTACATCCATTAGTGCATGCATCAGTAGGTGAGGGACTGAGGGACTGAATGACCTTTTCCCAGTCCTGCCGAGAAATGATGCTACAGCAAGAAGGGCTTTGTAGGCTAAGGAGGGTGAGAAACCTACAGCCTTTGCACGGGGAGAACTGCAGCCCTAGGAACATCCTGACCTCCTCCCCAGAATGTGCCTGAGGCAAACTAACCTAGGAGAACACAGCATTAGGAAAGGGCTGAGAAAGCAGAGCTATGATTTCCAGGGAAAATACCAGGGACTGCCCCATTCACTCAGCAAAACTAAAGGTACCTTTAAGCTGGCTCAAACACACCAGTTTGTATCTAGGTCAAGCTCACCCAGATGGCAAGCCTGGCTAGGACAGTTTGGAGTCACAGACAGGCTTGTGCAATGAATGGGAGACAATTTTCACAAGTGCCTCCATCTTTTTGGGTGGAGATaggggaggaagggaaattTGGGAATGTTTCCCATTCtgggtctttttttccccagtccaTGAGTTTTGTACTACATTAAGAGGGCAATGTGAGTCCAAAGTACGCTATAGGTGAAGGTGgacattttgaaaggaaagtTCCCTCTGatggggcagagggacagacCAAACACGTACCACATCCAgccaaaaagcaaagaaaacgACCTGAAAACCCTGCAGCAGAGATCCTGCATATGATGCAAAGGATGACGttgctgaaaaaagaaaaataatcatggGGTTGGTGCTGGCACCAGAAACAATTCACAATCACCAGAACCAGCAGCACAGGTGTCCTTCCCACCCTCCCCACAAACCGCTCACGCCACTGGGTAAGAATCCACGGAGCTCATTTAGACAAGAGCAGTCACACACTCTTGTGCAAGCTGAGCAACAGGGGGCTTTCTTTTTCAGAGACAGCAGCTTCTCTCAGACAGCTCATCCAGGCAGAGGAAGATGCCCCATGCACAGGCCCCAGATGCCATCCCCTTCCCCTCAGTGAACTGACCCGGTGCGTGGGCAGGCTCCCGTGTTGCTCCTTCGCCCAGACGCCGCTGCTCGGGATAATCTGACAGCCCAGTCCTGGACGATGATGGGGGGGTCAGGAAGCAAACAGTGGGAGCCTCACATTCCTTGCTCTGCTCTCAGAAACCCTCCCTGAGCACCTCCAAAGCTGCTGATGGATTTTAACCCTCAGCAGAGGGTCTCCCTGCCAATCAATCAGGCCCACCACGTCCTGGCAAGAAGTCCAACTCAATCATGCCCTGCTGAGCGCCCAGAGTGCTCCGCTCCCAGTAGGTGAGGTTAATTCCCATCAAGAGTGGCCCACTGAGAATTTGATTTGCTAATACTGCAAATTGTTCCTCCAAGAGAAATACCCCTGCTGTCTTGTTTGTTGGAGGCAGGCATCTGTTTAGAGATCACTCAGGGAGAGGCAAAACCCTCAATACTGTTACTCATCCTGATTCTTAACAAACTTTGTCACCTAGAGACACAATTAAAAGAGGGACAAGAGTGAGCATCCTGCTGACAGCCTCTCTCGCCTCAACCATGCACACTTGGAAACACCCTCAAAATGGGAATatctcttccctgctgaggggttctcctgcagcacagctcataGAGACAAGGCCAAAATATTTGGCAGCCTCACTGACGCAGTGCTGGGAATCAAATGTTTGCATCTACTCCAGATTGGTCCCAGATGCTTTGCATCAGTGATGTGgttggcaacagcagcagccaagaAGCATCACCCATGGACTTCCCACAGCactcctctctgctcccagccccacagatAAGGGCAACAGACCACATCTctgagcagcagaggagcaAGAGAGGCTGTTGTGAACCCTCAGGAGCTTCAGGGAGAAGATCTCCTGACCAGTGTCCCATGGAGGCTGCACAGCTGCCCACGCAAGGTCCTTCCCTGCTGTGACTGTGGTGCTTACAAGGAGGTGAGCATGGAGCAGGGTTACTGGAGCAGGTCagctccccttctcctctcttctccccaaCATCCCCAGTGTAGCACCTGCCAAGCAAACAGACCTGAGGCTGCATCCTATTTGTTCCTATAAGACATCTTGTCATTCAGACATTTCCATTAAACTTCCAGCTCCACCTCATCCAAAATTAAAACTACAGCAAAATCTAGACGGACGAATGACTTCTTCATTAAAGAAGTGAAATATAAAGATtatggggagggagggaaggaggaggaggaggaacaaACACCACTTTCCTCTGTGGCAGCCTGCAAAACTACAAGCAGGCAGACTATATTCCTTTACTCTGGGTCTCAGGGAGGCATGGGAGAATGATGCATTAGCTCCAAACAAGGGCCTGGGAGGAAAGGAGATAAGTATTTCAGAACTGTGAATTAAAG containing:
- the HS6ST2 gene encoding heparan-sulfate 6-O-sulfotransferase 2, with protein sequence MEDRSHKVLLALVMLFLFAVIVLQYVCPGTECQLLRLRALSPAAVADPYRAEDETPARFVPRFNFSADDLLRRVDFNIKGDDLIVFLHIQKTGGTTFGRHLVRNIQLEQPCECRAGQKKCTCHRPGKRETWLFSRFSTGWSCGLHADWTELTNCVPSVVDSKKEVRLRPSRNFYYITILRDPVSRYLSEWRHVQRGATWKASLHVCDGRSPTTEELPSCYTGDDWSGCTLHEFMDCPYNLANNRQVRMLSDLSLVGCYNLSVMPEEQRNKVLLDSAKENLKRMAFFGLTEFQRKTQYLFEKTFNMNFISPFTQYNSTRASSVEIDEQTQQRIEALNFLDVELYDYAKDLFLQRYQYMRQKEHQEARRKRQEQRKILRAQQARLRDRGGNASSTDYIGNVERWRR